The DNA region ttgatttattttcaGGATCAATATAATACAATGGAAGGTGAATCTATAACTTGtcgtcaattaatttttgaaacaaatgaAGATTATCGAGAAGATTTGGGGAATACTGATTCATTTATTATAGAGGATGAACCACATATTGGCTTGGAATTTGAGACTGAAGAAGCTGCCTACCAATTTTATTTGTCGTATGCTAAAAGGGTTGAGTTTGGCATAAGAAGATATAAAAGTCATAGCGATAAATGTGGTAAAATATTGGATAGAATTTTCTGTTGTTCTGCTCAAggtaaaagagaaaaaataaacgACGAGAGCTTAATGTGAAAAATAGTCGTCCTGAAACAAGACTAGGTTGTGAGGCTAAAATGAAGATTTGTAGTCGAAGAAATGACAAGTTTAGTGTGATTCAATTTGTAAAGAATCATAATCATTACCTTTCTAGTCCAAACAAAACGCACCTCCATAGATGTCATAGAAAAATATCTTCTTCTGCTGCGATACAGATTGAGATGGCAAGTGCTGTTGGAATTCGACCAAAGGTATCTCATGATCTTATCGCGATACAAATGGGTGGGAGAGAGTTTTTAGGGTTTATTCCtgaagattacaaaaattatctACGATCCAAAAAACACGAAATATGATGGTGGGAGATACTGGAGGTGTATtggaatattttcaaaaaatgcaGTTTAATGATTctagtttttttattctatCCAAGTTGATGAAGATGACTtgataactaatattttttggtCTGATGCTAAGATGAGAGTTGATTATGTCAATTTCGGAGACGTTATTTCCTTTGACACAACCTACAAGAAAAACAATGAAGGACGTCCAATTGCGTTGTTtgttggtgttaatcatcatAAACAATCCGTGCTTTTTGGTGCAGCTTTATTATATGATGAAACTTCATTGACGTTTGAGtgattatttgatatatttaccAAAGCTATGGGTGGGAAAAAATCAACAACTATTCTAACAGATCAAGATGCAGCAATGGCAAAGGTTTTAGCTTCAAGATGGCCTGAAACGCATCATCGGTTATGCATTTGGCATATTTATCAGAATGCCGCCATACATTTGTGTGGAGTTTTTTCTCAATTCAAAGAGTTTGCCAAAGATTTTGCATCTTGTGTATATGATTTTGACGAAGAAGACGATCTTATTTCAGCATGGAATCTGATGCTGACCAAGTATGCATTAGAAGACAATGATTGGTTGAGGCgtctttttcaaataaaggaaaaatGAGCTTTGATATATGGACGACACATGTTTTGCGCAGATATGACTACAACTCaaagaagtgagagtatgaacagtctTGTAAAAAGGTACGTCAATTATAAACACAAATTCTTAGACTTCTTCAATCATTTTGAAAGACTTCTCGATGATCGTCGATATCAGGAGTTAAAAGCAGATTTTCGGGCAAATACAAGTATTCCAAGTCTATTGTATCCAGTTGTGATTTTAAAGGAAGCAAGTAGTATCTATACTCTTGAGGCATTCAAGTGTTTTGAAATGGAATGGTGCAAATCTCATGATTTTATTGTTGAAATTTGTGAGGATGTTGGATCActtcaaaaatataaagttacttCTCACCTGAAAAGATATCATCATATAGTTACAGTTGATTCATCATGTGAAAAATTTGAATGTGGCTgtagaaaatttgaatttggtggGATTCTATGTTctcatattttaagaatatttacaGTGAAAAATATCATGAGTATCCCAAAAGAGTACATACTAAAAAGGTGGACGCGAAAAGTTAAGGTTGAATATTTTGAAGTTAATGATTCAAATGCTAACAAAGTTAATTTGGATCcaaaaatacatcaaaatattCGATATAAAGAACTGTGTGGGTTGTATGTTCAATTGGTTACCAAGGAAGCTGAGAGAGAAGACACTTACAAAGTTGTTAAAGATGGTATTTTGGATATGTTAAAATTGATAGATGAGAAGTTACAAGCTTTTGAGATAGATGATACCAATGTTTTAAAcgaaaaaaatgtataaattggTGAAGGTAACCCTCTTGGAGTGAAAGGAATTAGAACGAGAAGAAAACATTTGCAGGTAGAAGATTGAAACGTGGCATAGAGAAGATTTCACGGAAAAAAAGGCATCGAGACAAACCAATCAAACTTCAACAATTGACAAGGTATCATCATTTTTGTGTTCAAGTacttatctttttaaatttgacaatgaaattacttatctttttaaatttgaaaat from Impatiens glandulifera chromosome 5, dImpGla2.1, whole genome shotgun sequence includes:
- the LOC124939218 gene encoding protein FAR1-RELATED SEQUENCE 9-like; the protein is MTTTQRSESMNSLVKRYVNYKHKFLDFFNHFERLLDDRRYQELKADFRANTSIPSLLYPVVILKEASSIYTLEAFKCFEMEWCKSHDFIVEICEDVGSLQKYKVTSHLKRYHHIVTVDSSCEKFECGCRKFEFGGILCSHILRIFTVKNIMSIPKEYILKRWTRKVKVEYFEVNDSNANKVNLDPKIHQNIRYKELCGLYVQLVTKEAEREDTYKVVKDGILDMLKLIDEKLQAFEIDDTNVLNEKNV